One genomic window of Corynebacterium diphtheriae includes the following:
- a CDS encoding TIGR04053 family radical SAM/SPASM domain-containing protein, with the protein MSTTLNPASLQVPHTSSDVADFKEVRHIRGDINLKPFIAIWEVTRACGLVCQHCRADAQHEPHPEQLTTEQGKQLLSDLASYERPKPLVVLTGGDPFERQDLEELVDYGTSLGLNVSLSPSVTPRLTPERIHRLYELGGKAMSMSLDGATAETHDAFRGFSGTFDTTVKRAADILQAGFRLQINSTLTKSNIREAPALLKTVMGMGAKMWYVFFLVPTGRGAALNALNPQEREDVLHWLADVSDRIAIKTTEAPQYRRVVIQQRLRKEGQLDKYPGGELYRYLTQKTTELLGAHPVQPRRPRPPMAVNSGSGFVFIDHIGDVYPSGFLPIHCGNIKQASIKTIYSQSPTFKALRDPNHWHGKCSVCEFHDVCGGSRSTAYALTGDVRASDPTCVYMPQPWLDAGHSGVED; encoded by the coding sequence GTGTCAACAACTCTCAACCCAGCTTCGCTCCAAGTGCCTCATACATCAAGTGATGTTGCTGATTTTAAAGAGGTCCGGCACATTCGTGGAGACATCAACCTCAAACCATTCATTGCAATTTGGGAGGTAACGAGGGCATGTGGCTTGGTGTGTCAGCATTGTCGGGCGGACGCGCAGCACGAGCCGCATCCTGAACAGCTGACCACTGAACAGGGAAAACAATTGCTTTCAGACCTTGCGTCATATGAACGACCTAAGCCATTGGTGGTCCTTACTGGGGGTGACCCCTTTGAGCGTCAAGACCTTGAAGAGTTAGTGGATTATGGTACTTCTCTTGGCTTAAATGTTTCTCTGTCACCATCGGTCACCCCGCGTTTGACTCCAGAGCGAATTCACCGACTTTATGAGCTCGGCGGCAAAGCAATGTCAATGTCTTTAGATGGTGCAACGGCTGAAACGCATGATGCCTTTCGCGGTTTCAGTGGGACTTTCGACACGACTGTTAAACGCGCAGCGGATATTCTTCAAGCAGGTTTTAGGCTGCAAATCAATTCCACTCTCACGAAGTCCAACATCCGAGAAGCTCCAGCATTACTGAAGACGGTGATGGGGATGGGCGCAAAAATGTGGTACGTATTTTTCCTTGTACCAACTGGGCGTGGAGCTGCCTTAAACGCGTTAAACCCTCAAGAACGTGAAGATGTTCTCCATTGGCTTGCCGACGTATCCGATCGTATTGCAATTAAAACTACTGAAGCGCCACAATACCGTCGCGTGGTGATCCAGCAGCGCCTACGGAAAGAAGGCCAGCTTGATAAGTATCCTGGCGGTGAACTTTATCGATACCTAACCCAAAAAACTACAGAATTATTAGGTGCCCACCCCGTTCAACCACGCCGCCCACGACCGCCGATGGCAGTTAATTCAGGGTCAGGTTTTGTTTTTATTGATCACATCGGAGATGTCTACCCTAGTGGCTTCTTGCCAATTCACTGCGGCAATATAAAACAAGCATCAATTAAAACTATTTATTCGCAATCGCCAACATTTAAAGCTCTAAGAGATCCCAACCACTGGCATGGTAAGTGTTCGGTATGTGAGTTTCATGATGTCTGTGGTGGCTCGCGTTCGACTGCTTATGCACTCACTGGTGATGTTCGTGCATCAGATCCTACGTGTGTATACATGCCGCAGCCGTGGTTAGATGCGGGGCATTCTGGCGTAGAAGATTAA
- a CDS encoding HelD family protein: MIDSLFFHNHTKGTPSMKHPIDSTFAEIEDEQAYVDKLFGKLDEEVVAANQRLNDVMLHVDPANPDAEALVRRETEYHALNEKIDRLNIAQLGLVFGRIDVTTQRTDLIDNLVAGTDNVDRRYIGRMGLDDRQNDYRTLLLDWRAPLARPFYLATTAHPEGVLHRRHIRTQGRSVVGVDDEVLSGVSAESAHSERADVVSETALYRAMCSARTGYMYSIVETIQREQDDIIRDPTRGVMVVEGGPGTGKTAVTLHRVAYLLYTWRDQLAKTGVLIVGPNRSFLDYISRVLPELGETGVVLSTVGDLYPGISGTAVEDSLAREIKGSEEMVTVLRRLVQEYQQIPSEPFTIKIDGLELTVTPDIVKKARTRASRSRRPHNEARPLFTEHLTELLSHQMADLIGADPMRGKNLLSAADIAQLHDDLLEESVVAEIVDEYWPQLTPQDTLTSLLESQNMISTVAYDYDEETQEALWRQQGSPWAASDAALLDELAVIIGVLDPEKERAEQEKAWREQIEDAQDALEILTGSANTDLDDESDAEILSAHDVIDAETLARRQEVRDIRSTAQRAREDLAWAYGHVIVDEAQELTPMEWRMVMRRCPSRWMTLVGDTAQTSSPAGVDSWAETLEPFVNGRYVTHHLTINYRTPAEIMEWANKVLHVFAPDAVGSTALRQSGTPVRFENSDAPAIEIAQKLRQDDPSRLTAIIGPDSMANNEIFGVSDVKGLEYDHVVVTNPIDIVNGSPQGWQDLYVALTRATQSLCIIGDLPELS; this comes from the coding sequence ATGATTGACAGCTTGTTCTTTCATAACCACACGAAAGGCACGCCATCAATGAAACACCCCATCGATTCAACTTTTGCAGAGATTGAAGACGAACAGGCGTACGTCGATAAGCTTTTTGGAAAACTTGACGAGGAAGTAGTAGCAGCCAATCAGCGTCTCAACGACGTTATGTTGCACGTCGACCCTGCTAACCCCGATGCAGAAGCTTTGGTCAGACGTGAAACTGAATATCACGCATTGAACGAAAAAATCGACCGCCTCAATATTGCCCAATTGGGATTAGTTTTTGGCCGAATCGACGTAACCACCCAGCGCACAGACCTCATCGACAATTTGGTTGCAGGGACAGACAACGTCGATCGTCGTTATATCGGACGCATGGGGCTTGACGATCGCCAAAATGATTACCGGACCCTCCTATTGGACTGGCGTGCGCCATTAGCTCGACCGTTTTACCTAGCCACTACTGCCCACCCCGAAGGTGTTTTGCATCGTAGACACATCCGAACTCAAGGTCGTTCAGTCGTAGGTGTAGATGATGAAGTGCTCAGTGGTGTTAGTGCAGAAAGCGCCCACAGTGAGCGTGCAGATGTAGTGAGCGAAACCGCTTTGTACCGCGCTATGTGTTCTGCACGCACAGGTTACATGTATTCCATCGTAGAAACCATTCAACGCGAACAGGATGACATTATTCGCGACCCAACTCGTGGAGTCATGGTTGTTGAAGGCGGACCTGGTACAGGTAAAACTGCTGTAACGCTACACCGAGTAGCATACCTTCTCTATACATGGCGCGATCAACTCGCAAAAACTGGAGTACTCATCGTAGGGCCAAACCGTAGCTTTTTGGACTATATCTCTCGAGTTCTTCCAGAATTAGGCGAGACTGGTGTCGTGTTGTCAACCGTCGGGGACCTCTACCCTGGCATCAGCGGCACCGCTGTTGAAGATTCACTCGCTCGTGAGATTAAAGGCAGTGAGGAAATGGTCACTGTCCTCCGGCGACTGGTACAAGAATATCAACAGATTCCTTCAGAGCCATTCACTATCAAAATCGATGGCCTAGAACTCACAGTCACTCCAGACATAGTGAAAAAAGCACGAACACGAGCTAGCAGATCGAGACGACCTCACAATGAAGCTAGGCCACTATTTACTGAGCACTTGACTGAGCTGCTTTCACATCAAATGGCCGACCTTATTGGTGCCGACCCCATGAGGGGAAAGAATTTGCTCTCAGCTGCCGATATTGCTCAGTTACATGATGACCTGCTAGAAGAATCCGTTGTTGCCGAGATAGTCGATGAGTACTGGCCGCAACTTACCCCCCAAGATACATTAACGAGTCTGCTCGAATCACAAAATATGATCAGCACAGTTGCCTACGACTACGACGAGGAAACTCAAGAAGCTCTATGGAGACAACAAGGTAGCCCCTGGGCCGCCTCAGATGCAGCGTTGCTGGACGAACTAGCTGTCATCATCGGGGTACTGGATCCAGAAAAAGAACGAGCCGAGCAAGAAAAAGCGTGGCGCGAACAAATCGAAGACGCTCAGGATGCGCTAGAAATCCTCACCGGTTCAGCTAACACAGATCTAGATGATGAATCCGACGCTGAAATCCTTTCTGCTCATGATGTCATCGATGCAGAAACATTGGCTCGACGCCAAGAAGTCCGTGATATTAGATCAACAGCTCAACGGGCACGAGAAGATCTAGCGTGGGCATACGGCCATGTCATTGTCGACGAAGCTCAAGAGCTCACTCCCATGGAATGGCGAATGGTCATGCGCCGCTGTCCATCACGATGGATGACACTTGTAGGCGATACCGCACAAACTAGTTCCCCAGCCGGAGTTGACTCTTGGGCTGAAACCCTAGAGCCGTTTGTTAACGGCCGCTATGTAACCCACCACCTCACTATTAACTACCGCACTCCAGCAGAAATCATGGAATGGGCGAATAAAGTCCTTCACGTTTTTGCACCCGATGCAGTCGGAAGCACCGCTCTACGGCAATCAGGCACACCAGTACGATTTGAAAATAGTGATGCACCAGCAATTGAGATCGCACAAAAGCTACGCCAAGATGATCCATCACGCCTTACTGCCATCATCGGACCAGACAGCATGGCGAACAATGAGATTTTCGGCGTTTCAGATGTCAAAGGGTTGGAATACGACCATGTCGTTGTGACCAACCCAATCGATATTGTTAATGGATCCCCACAGGGATGGCAAGACCTTTATGTTGCACTAACCCGGGCCACACAGTCCCTTTGTATTATCGGCGATCTTCCTGAATTGTCATAA
- the uvrB gene encoding excinuclease ABC subunit UvrB, protein MAFAAEHPELSVSEFRPVGDIERTDARFEVISEYEPAGDQPAAIKELDARLSRGERDVVLLGATGTGKSATAAWLIEQQQRPTLVMAPNKTLAAQLANELRQLLPNNAVEYFVSYYDYYQPEAYIAQTDTYIEKDSSINDDVERLRHRATSSLLSRRDVVVVSSVSCIYGLGTPQSYLDRSVVLRVDEEVERDRFLRLLVDIQYDRNDVGFTRGTFRVKGDTVDIIPAYEEVAVRVELFGDDIDALYYIHPLTGDVIRRVDEVRIFPATHYVAGPERMAKAVEDIKAELHDRLEDLENRGKLLEAQRLRMRTEYDLEMIEQVGFCSGIENYSRHLDGRPAGSAPATLLDYFPEDFLTIIDESHVTVPQIGGMFEGDMSRKRNLVEFGFRLPSALDNRPLTWEEFEQRVGQTVYMSATPGDYELAASGGEYVEQVIRPTGLVDPEIDVRPTKGQIDDLIHEIKQRTTKDERVLVTTLTKKMAEDLTDYLLENGIRVRYLHSDIDTLQRVELLRQLRLGEYDVLVGINLLREGLDLPEVSLVAILDADKEGFLRSTKSLIQTIGRAARNVSGTVIMYADKITDSMQYAIDETERRREKQIAYNKEHGIDPQPLRKKIADILEQVQESKAQSTAPSSDAVVVSKTNASSMPVAELRSLIDDLTTQMGTAARELKFELAGRLRDEIAELKKELRGMEEIGLA, encoded by the coding sequence ATGGCTTTTGCGGCGGAACATCCAGAGTTATCGGTTTCAGAATTTCGTCCGGTGGGCGATATTGAGCGTACAGATGCGCGATTTGAGGTCATCTCCGAATACGAGCCGGCTGGTGACCAGCCGGCTGCTATTAAGGAATTAGACGCACGATTGTCACGTGGAGAACGAGACGTTGTTTTATTAGGTGCCACTGGCACTGGTAAGTCTGCAACGGCTGCGTGGCTGATTGAGCAACAACAGCGGCCTACTCTTGTGATGGCGCCTAACAAGACGCTAGCGGCGCAATTGGCAAATGAGCTACGTCAATTGCTTCCTAATAACGCGGTTGAGTACTTCGTTTCTTATTACGACTATTACCAGCCTGAAGCGTATATCGCGCAAACAGATACCTATATTGAAAAAGACTCATCAATTAACGATGACGTCGAAAGACTTAGGCACCGCGCCACCAGTTCGTTGTTATCTCGGCGCGACGTGGTGGTGGTGTCTTCAGTTTCCTGCATTTATGGTTTGGGAACTCCGCAGTCATATTTGGATCGCTCTGTTGTTTTGCGCGTAGACGAAGAAGTCGAACGTGATCGTTTTCTGAGACTACTTGTGGACATTCAATACGATCGCAATGATGTTGGGTTTACTCGAGGTACGTTCCGCGTAAAAGGTGACACAGTCGATATTATTCCCGCATATGAAGAGGTCGCGGTCCGTGTTGAGCTCTTTGGTGATGATATTGATGCGTTGTATTACATCCATCCTTTAACTGGAGACGTTATTCGGCGGGTAGATGAAGTTCGCATATTTCCTGCCACTCACTACGTCGCTGGGCCAGAACGCATGGCAAAAGCTGTCGAGGATATTAAAGCTGAGTTGCATGATCGTCTCGAAGATTTGGAAAACAGAGGCAAGCTTCTAGAGGCACAGCGGTTACGTATGCGCACTGAATATGACCTAGAAATGATCGAGCAGGTCGGATTTTGTTCCGGGATTGAGAACTATTCTCGGCATCTAGACGGTCGACCAGCTGGGTCTGCACCGGCAACGTTGTTGGATTATTTCCCTGAGGATTTTCTGACGATTATCGACGAGTCCCACGTGACGGTTCCGCAAATTGGCGGAATGTTTGAAGGAGACATGTCGCGTAAGCGCAATTTGGTTGAATTTGGATTCCGGTTGCCTTCAGCTCTTGATAATCGTCCACTAACGTGGGAAGAATTTGAGCAACGCGTTGGTCAAACGGTGTATATGTCGGCCACGCCTGGGGATTATGAACTTGCGGCTTCGGGCGGTGAGTATGTTGAACAAGTCATTCGACCTACAGGTCTGGTAGATCCTGAAATTGATGTGCGGCCAACTAAGGGCCAAATCGACGATCTCATTCATGAGATCAAACAGAGGACCACTAAAGACGAGCGCGTATTAGTAACCACTCTGACAAAGAAGATGGCCGAAGACCTTACAGATTATCTTCTAGAAAATGGTATTAGGGTGCGATACCTGCATTCCGATATCGATACTTTGCAGCGTGTTGAGTTGCTGAGACAGCTCAGATTAGGGGAGTATGATGTTCTCGTTGGCATCAACTTGTTGCGTGAGGGCTTGGACTTGCCTGAGGTTTCTCTCGTAGCGATTTTGGACGCTGATAAAGAGGGGTTCCTCCGATCAACTAAATCGTTGATTCAGACTATTGGCCGTGCAGCCCGAAATGTTTCAGGCACTGTAATTATGTACGCAGATAAGATCACAGATTCTATGCAGTACGCGATTGATGAGACCGAGCGGCGTCGAGAAAAACAGATCGCATACAACAAAGAACACGGCATTGACCCACAGCCGCTACGTAAAAAGATTGCGGATATCTTGGAACAGGTTCAAGAAAGTAAAGCACAAAGTACGGCACCTTCGTCCGATGCCGTAGTCGTTTCTAAAACAAATGCGTCGTCGATGCCGGTGGCAGAATTGCGATCGCTTATCGACGATCTTACGACCCAGATGGGAACGGCAGCACGAGAATTAAAGTTTGAATTAGCTGGACGTTTACGTGATGAAATCGCCGAATTGAAGAAAGAACTTCGTGGTATGGAAGAAATAGGGCTTGCATAA
- a CDS encoding DoxX family membrane protein: protein MIRKFARPMLASVYVADGVDVVLNSQAHVEGTQTVINRLRTVVPRKYMKKLPEDPQVITQAVGATKVLAGSSLALGKAPRTSATVLAAISVPTIIARHAFWETQDREEKIARRQGFLTSIALLGGLAITSADTAGKPSLKWRADKAVQKASTQIQQALPTKTETEKFGDQASAVASQASSTAKDLWNEATDAVSQYSQTALEYVEDNKDDWLALAQKNAVLAKKKAVKVAARAQERAAQAYESAEKSTGRNAKRASKKANQLQRKAEKSLNKAMKRFDSAF from the coding sequence ATGATCCGCAAATTTGCTCGCCCCATGCTCGCCTCCGTTTACGTGGCTGACGGTGTCGACGTTGTTCTCAACAGCCAAGCTCATGTGGAAGGCACACAGACCGTTATCAACCGACTGCGCACGGTTGTGCCTCGCAAATACATGAAAAAACTTCCAGAGGATCCACAGGTAATCACTCAGGCAGTTGGAGCAACCAAAGTATTAGCCGGCAGCTCACTCGCACTCGGTAAAGCACCTCGCACCTCCGCTACAGTTCTGGCTGCCATTAGTGTTCCAACTATCATTGCTCGTCACGCGTTTTGGGAAACTCAAGATCGTGAAGAAAAAATCGCTCGACGTCAGGGCTTTTTAACGAGCATCGCATTACTTGGCGGTTTGGCAATTACGAGCGCAGATACCGCCGGAAAACCAAGCTTGAAGTGGCGCGCTGATAAGGCTGTACAAAAAGCATCCACACAGATTCAGCAAGCTCTCCCTACCAAAACTGAGACCGAAAAATTTGGCGACCAAGCATCTGCAGTTGCAAGCCAAGCATCATCCACAGCAAAAGATTTGTGGAACGAAGCGACAGATGCTGTTTCCCAATACAGCCAAACAGCGCTAGAGTACGTCGAAGATAACAAAGATGATTGGCTAGCTCTTGCTCAAAAGAACGCTGTTTTGGCTAAAAAGAAAGCCGTAAAGGTTGCAGCACGCGCTCAAGAACGAGCAGCTCAAGCATACGAGAGTGCAGAAAAATCTACTGGCCGTAACGCTAAACGAGCTTCTAAAAAAGCTAACCAACTTCAGCGAAAAGCAGAAAAATCTCTGAACAAAGCAATGAAACGATTCGATTCAGCTTTCTAG
- a CDS encoding universal stress protein has protein sequence MSDYSTIVVGTDGSKSSMLAVERAAKIAAAMDCTLVVGCAYYENKEDASKTLRQDSVTVLGNDPAQQNLDKAAAVAKEIGATKIETAILPGTPVEALMAIVREHNADLLVVGNRGINSLTGRLLGSVPADVARQSDCDVMIVHTVS, from the coding sequence ATGAGCGATTATTCCACCATCGTTGTCGGTACAGATGGCTCCAAGTCCTCGATGCTAGCTGTCGAGCGTGCAGCAAAGATTGCTGCTGCTATGGACTGCACCTTGGTTGTCGGCTGTGCTTATTACGAAAATAAAGAAGACGCCTCCAAGACCCTGCGACAAGATTCTGTCACTGTGTTGGGTAATGACCCAGCTCAACAGAATTTGGATAAGGCAGCTGCAGTGGCTAAAGAGATCGGCGCTACCAAGATTGAGACTGCCATTCTTCCAGGAACTCCAGTTGAGGCATTGATGGCAATCGTTCGCGAGCACAACGCAGATCTACTCGTTGTTGGTAACCGTGGAATTAACTCCCTGACCGGTCGTCTGCTCGGTTCGGTTCCTGCTGATGTTGCACGTCAGTCGGATTGTGACGTCATGATTGTTCACACCGTAAGCTAA
- the uvrA gene encoding excinuclease ABC subunit UvrA, whose translation MVDRLVVRGAREHNLKGVDIDIPRDAMVVFTGLSGSGKSSLAFDTIFAEGQRRYVESLSSYARMFLGQMDKPDVDFIDGLSPAVSIDQKSTNRNPRSTVGTITEVYDYLRLLFSRAGTAHCPVCDAKVERQTPQQIVDQVMDMEQGLKFQVLAPVVRTRKGEFVDLFADLATQGYSRVRVDGSIYSLSEPPTLKKQVKHDIDVVVDRLQVKASQQQRLTDSVETALKLADGVVVLEFVGLSEDDPQRFVRFSEKMSCPNGHALSVDELEPRAFSFNSPYGACPACDGLGTRTVVDTELLIPDTHAPALKAIQPWNSSPNHKYFEKLIEALAKAKGFDPATPFDELSEDQRDALIHGCQEEVTVRYKNRYGRVRTWTAPFEGVLGYIERKLDQADTESQKDRLLQYTREVACPTCHGSRLKPEILAVRLASSSHGELSIAGLSELSIQDASDFLQDLVLGKREEIIAGAVLKEINARLRFLLDVGLTYLTLNRAAGTLSGGEAQRIRLATQIGSGLAGVLYVLDEPSIGLHQRDNQRLISTLERLRDIGNTLIVVEHDEDTIRAADWLIDVGPKAGEYGGEIVYQGEPAGIVDCKESITGAYLSGNKVLGVPEKRRGIDPDRVLKIVGAKENNLKGINVTIPLGVLACVTGVSGSGKSTLVNQILAKVLANELNRARTVPGRAQRVEGIDNLDKLVQVDQSPIGRTPRSNPATYTGVFDKVRNLFAETTEAKVRGYKPGRFSFNVKGGRCEACQGDGTLKIEMNFLPDVYVPCEVCHGARYNRETLEVKYKGKNIAEVLDMPISEAAEFFEPITSIHRYLKTLTEVGLGYVRLGQSATTLSGGEAQRVKLAAELQKRSNGRTVYILDEPTTGLHFEDIRKLMLVIQGLVDKGNSVIIIEHNLDVIKAADWVIDMGPEGGSGGGTVVAEGTPEQVAEVSGSYTGGFLKEVLSASK comes from the coding sequence GTGGTTGATCGTCTTGTAGTCCGCGGCGCTCGTGAACACAATCTTAAAGGTGTGGATATTGATATCCCACGTGACGCCATGGTGGTATTTACTGGCCTTTCGGGATCTGGCAAGTCTTCTCTAGCGTTTGACACGATCTTTGCGGAAGGGCAGCGGCGCTATGTTGAGTCGTTGTCGTCCTATGCGCGCATGTTTTTGGGTCAGATGGACAAGCCGGATGTTGATTTCATTGATGGATTGTCACCTGCAGTTTCGATCGATCAAAAGTCAACAAACCGTAATCCGCGGTCCACGGTTGGCACCATCACTGAAGTGTATGACTATCTTCGATTATTGTTTTCTCGCGCTGGCACCGCTCATTGCCCTGTGTGTGACGCCAAAGTCGAACGCCAAACACCGCAGCAGATTGTTGATCAAGTCATGGACATGGAACAAGGGCTAAAATTCCAGGTTCTTGCTCCAGTAGTGCGCACACGCAAAGGGGAGTTTGTTGATCTCTTTGCAGACCTAGCAACTCAAGGCTATTCGCGTGTTCGAGTCGATGGTTCCATCTATTCGCTTTCAGAACCGCCGACGCTTAAAAAACAGGTCAAGCATGATATTGACGTTGTTGTGGATCGTTTACAAGTTAAGGCCTCACAACAACAGCGTTTGACTGATTCGGTAGAAACAGCCCTGAAGCTTGCCGACGGCGTTGTAGTTCTCGAATTTGTGGGCCTGAGTGAAGATGACCCACAGCGATTTGTTCGATTTTCCGAGAAAATGTCATGTCCAAACGGACATGCATTAAGTGTCGATGAATTGGAACCACGGGCATTTTCTTTTAACTCACCTTACGGTGCATGTCCCGCATGCGATGGCTTAGGCACACGAACAGTGGTTGATACCGAACTACTGATTCCCGATACGCACGCCCCAGCGTTGAAGGCTATTCAGCCATGGAATTCAAGTCCCAACCACAAGTATTTTGAAAAGCTTATTGAAGCACTCGCTAAAGCTAAAGGTTTTGATCCTGCGACTCCTTTTGATGAGTTATCAGAGGACCAGCGAGATGCATTAATTCATGGATGCCAAGAAGAAGTAACAGTACGATATAAAAACCGGTATGGTCGTGTGAGAACGTGGACAGCCCCTTTCGAAGGGGTCTTGGGTTATATCGAACGCAAATTGGATCAGGCAGATACCGAGTCGCAGAAAGATCGTTTGCTGCAATATACTAGGGAAGTTGCATGCCCTACGTGCCATGGCTCGAGGCTAAAACCTGAAATTTTGGCTGTCCGATTAGCGTCATCGAGCCATGGAGAGCTTTCAATCGCAGGTTTAAGCGAGCTGTCTATTCAAGACGCATCTGATTTCCTTCAGGACTTAGTGCTGGGCAAACGAGAAGAAATTATTGCCGGTGCAGTGCTTAAAGAGATAAATGCGCGGCTGCGGTTTCTTTTGGACGTCGGGTTGACATATCTGACCCTGAATCGTGCAGCAGGAACTTTGTCTGGCGGTGAGGCTCAGCGAATTCGTCTTGCCACCCAGATTGGGTCAGGTCTTGCAGGTGTTTTGTATGTTCTCGATGAACCTTCTATTGGACTCCATCAACGTGATAATCAGCGGTTGATCTCGACACTTGAGCGACTCCGCGATATCGGAAATACACTGATCGTTGTCGAGCATGATGAAGACACGATCAGGGCAGCAGATTGGCTTATCGATGTCGGGCCAAAAGCGGGAGAATACGGCGGCGAAATCGTCTACCAAGGTGAGCCTGCAGGAATTGTTGACTGTAAAGAGTCCATCACAGGCGCGTATTTATCTGGGAATAAGGTCCTTGGAGTACCTGAGAAACGGCGTGGGATTGATCCGGACAGGGTGCTTAAGATTGTTGGTGCGAAGGAGAATAACCTCAAGGGGATAAACGTCACGATTCCTTTAGGTGTTTTGGCATGCGTGACGGGGGTTTCGGGTTCAGGCAAATCCACACTGGTAAATCAGATTCTGGCAAAAGTCTTGGCTAACGAACTTAATAGAGCTCGTACTGTTCCAGGGCGCGCGCAGCGAGTAGAGGGGATCGACAACCTCGATAAATTAGTTCAAGTTGATCAATCTCCCATTGGTCGAACACCACGTTCAAACCCAGCTACATACACCGGCGTTTTTGATAAAGTTCGTAATCTTTTTGCGGAAACAACCGAAGCAAAAGTTCGAGGATATAAACCTGGTCGTTTTTCCTTCAACGTCAAAGGTGGTCGTTGCGAGGCATGCCAAGGCGACGGCACTTTGAAAATTGAGATGAATTTTCTGCCAGACGTATATGTGCCGTGCGAGGTGTGTCACGGTGCTCGATATAACCGAGAGACACTAGAAGTTAAATACAAAGGCAAGAACATTGCAGAAGTATTAGACATGCCAATTAGTGAGGCTGCAGAGTTTTTTGAACCCATTACTTCTATACATCGGTATCTTAAAACTCTCACTGAGGTAGGTCTTGGGTATGTGCGTCTGGGGCAGTCGGCTACCACATTGTCTGGTGGTGAGGCACAACGAGTGAAACTTGCCGCGGAGCTTCAGAAGCGATCGAATGGTCGAACCGTCTATATTTTGGATGAGCCGACAACAGGCCTTCATTTTGAAGATATCCGTAAGCTTATGTTGGTGATCCAAGGGCTAGTTGATAAGGGCAACTCTGTCATTATCATCGAGCATAATTTGGACGTTATTAAGGCAGCCGATTGGGTAATCGACATGGGGCCGGAAGGTGGCTCAGGAGGCGGAACAGTGGTTGCTGAAGGAACCCCTGAACAAGTGGCTGAAGTTTCGGGTTCGTATACAGGAGGTTTCCTCAAAGAAGTTCTATCAGCTTCGAAATAG
- a CDS encoding MBL fold metallo-hydrolase, whose amino-acid sequence MDTMTNASSTDGISLHHISVADLDNNCYLLTTESDEGTQGLLIDAADNAPALLDLAESAGARITAVVTTHRHFDHVRALEDVLDTTKATHFASLGDSPRLPRSADTTLGEGDTLRWAGHSLRAHILRGHTQEGLALSIKINGIYHLFVGDSLFPGGVGKTSTPEEFNQLLSDVKTRLFDVYPDTAVVHPGHGKPTTLGTERPHLEQWRQRGW is encoded by the coding sequence GTGGACACTATGACTAACGCATCTTCCACTGACGGTATTTCACTACACCACATCTCAGTAGCTGATTTAGACAACAATTGCTATCTCCTTACCACAGAGTCCGATGAAGGTACCCAAGGTTTGCTTATCGACGCCGCCGACAACGCGCCAGCTCTTCTAGACTTGGCCGAATCAGCGGGCGCACGCATCACCGCCGTAGTAACAACACACCGACACTTTGATCATGTCAGAGCGCTTGAGGACGTCCTCGACACTACCAAGGCAACACATTTTGCTAGTCTCGGAGATAGCCCTCGTCTCCCCCGATCCGCCGACACAACGTTGGGCGAAGGGGACACCCTCCGCTGGGCAGGCCATAGCCTGAGAGCCCATATTCTCCGCGGCCACACCCAAGAAGGGTTAGCCCTCAGTATCAAAATAAATGGCATCTACCATCTATTTGTTGGTGATAGCCTCTTTCCTGGCGGGGTAGGAAAAACCTCAACACCAGAGGAGTTCAACCAATTACTCTCAGACGTTAAAACTCGGCTATTCGATGTATATCCAGACACTGCTGTTGTACATCCTGGCCACGGAAAACCCACCACTTTAGGAACTGAGCGTCCGCATCTGGAACAATGGCGCCAACGCGGTTGGTAA